The Cannabis sativa cultivar Pink pepper isolate KNU-18-1 unplaced genomic scaffold, ASM2916894v1 Contig3, whole genome shotgun sequence genome window below encodes:
- the LOC133033264 gene encoding uncharacterized protein LOC133033264 codes for MEYLTRRLQLVANQSNFKYHPMCKSLKIISLCFADDLMLFCKGNLSSLQVLKSILDEFSASSGLAIKANKSQLYFGGVKEEEKQVMLREMSLLEGLFLLNIVGAPQQLDEHLHLAAYSITREIEKLFRGFLWDWNGHRSKLHVASWEKVYLPKNYGGLRFKDRVKWNQVVLAKYIWAISSKTIAGAAVDRLNSKLLYNSKLLQFEYEISNNVWSSYNMPKHRFIFWQVTNNQLLTRDKFAQFKITLDSILCPVCGAKAETNDHLFFAYCLSQQVLT; via the exons ATGGAGTATTTGACTAGGCGTCTGCAGTTGGTAGCCAATCAATCGAATTTTAAGTATCACCCTATGTGTAAGAGTCTCAAGATAATAAGTCTCTGTTTTGCGGATGATCTGATGTTGTTTTGTAAGGGGAACTTAAGCTCGCTACAGGTGTTGAAGAGTATTTTAGATGAGTTTAGTGCCTCTTCAGGGCTAGCAATCAAAGCTAACAAATCTCAACTCTATTTTGGAGGGGTGAAAGAAGAGGAAAAACAGGTTATGTTGAGAGAAATGAGTCTTTTAGAAGGTTTGTTTCTTCTCAA TATTGTTGGGGCTCCGCAACAACTGGATGAACATCTTCATCTTGCCGCATATAGTATCACAAGGGAGATCGAGAAGCTATTTAGAGGTTTTCTTTGGGATTGGAATGGTCATAGAAGTAAGCTTCATGTGGCTTCGTGGGAAAAAGTTTATCTTCCTAAGAATTATGGAGGGTTACGATTCAAAGATAGGGTCAAATGGAATCAAGTTGTCCTTGCCAAATATATTTGGGCCATTTCTTCTAAAA CAATTGCAGGGGCTGCTGTGGATCGGCTCAACTCTAAATTGTTGTATAACAGCAAGTTGCTGCAATTTGAATACGAAATCAGCAACAATGTGTGGAGCAGCTACAATATGCCGAAGCACAGGTTTATTTTCTGGCAAGTGACCAATAACCAACTGTTAACCAGGGACAAATTTGCTCAGTTCAAAATCACCCTTGACAGTATTTTATGTCCGGTCTGTGGTGCTAAAGCTGAGACAAACGACCATTTGTTCTTTGCTTACTGTCTTTCGCAGCAGGTTTTAACTTAG
- the LOC133033238 gene encoding uncharacterized protein LOC133033238, translating into MEMGKGNMCKKRKLSHVVVRENEEEEEEEEEEGEEEKIEKFYELIRSMREARDRLIKPISTTTDHHHHQTPDSLSWKPSFEHEDFITGKNANGQEIIPTSNFKVPKTNQTSLLTTATFVGTSSAAAVPNQVPHTNNVSSKELLDLTLSL; encoded by the coding sequence ATGGAGATGGGAAAGGGAAACATGTGTAAGAAGAGGAAGCTCAGCCATGTAGTAGTGAgggaaaatgaagaagaagaagaagaagaagaagaggaaggagaagaagagaaaatagaGAAGTTTTATGAACTCATTAGAAGCATGCGAGAGGCTCGTGACCGTTTGATCAAACCAATAAGTACTACTactgatcatcatcatcatcagactCCAGATTCTCTCTCTTGGAAGCCTTCATTTGAACATGAAGACTTCATAACTGGTAAAAATGCTAATGGACAAGAGATTATTCCAACTTCAAATTTCAAGGTCCCTAAGACTAACCAAACTTCACTCCTCACTACTGCTACTTTTGTTGGGACTTCTTCTGCTGCTGCTGTTCCAAACCAAGTTCCTCATACAAATAATGTTAGTTCAAAAGAGCTCTTAGATCTTACACTTTCATTATAG